The Amycolatopsis sp. NBC_01480 genome segment GCTCAGCTCGCCCGCCGTCACCGGGCCGGAACCGCGCAGGCGCCCGAAGAGCCGCCCGTGCCCGCCGCGTTGTCGGACCACCAGTTCTCGCGGGTGCGGGAGCTGATGGCCGAACGGCTGGGCGAGCCGCTCGGGCTGGCCGAGCTCGCGGACGCCACCGGGCTGAGCGTCAGCCGGTTCTCGCGGCGGTTCAAGGCGCGCACCGGCCTGCCGCCGCACCGCTACCTGCTGCGCCTGCGCGTGGAACAGGCCGGGCTGCTGCTGCGCACCGGCACCGAGCCGATCGCGGACATCGCCGCCCGCTGCGGCTTCTCGCACCAGGAACACCTCACACGCGTGCTGCGCAGCCACCTCGGCACCACCCCCGCCGCCCTGCGCCGCGCCCGCTGACGCGCGCGTTTCGTGCAGCCCGCACGGCCGGATCGTGCAGGAAACCACCGCGCGGGGCGCCGATACTCGACAGACCCCGCGTGGAAGGAACATCGATGTTCAGCTACACCGCCAACCCGGCCCGGGTCGTCTTCGGCAGCGGCGCGCTGGCCACCCTGCCCGACGAGGTCCGCCGCCTCGGCGTGAGCCGGGTTCTGCTGGTGGCGAGCGCTTCGCGGGCCAAGCCGGTCGCGGCGGCGCTCGGCCCGCTGCTGGCCGCCGAGTTCCACGACGCCGCGATGCACACGCCCGTCGACGTCACCGAGCGAGCGCTCAAGGTCGTCGCGGACCACGACGTCGACGCGGTGGTCGCGCTCGGCGGCGGCTCCGCGACGGGCCTGGCCAAGGCGATCGCGCTGCGCACCGACCTGCCGCAGCTCATCGTGCCGACCACCTACTCCGGCTCCGAGATGACGCCGGTGCTCGGCGAGACGGCCGAAGGGCGCAAGACCACGCAGTCCTCGCCGAAGGTCCTGCCCGAGGTGGTGCTGTACGACGTCGACCTGACGCTCGGCCTGCCCGTGGGGCTTTCGATGACCAGCGGCGTCAACGCCATGGCCCACGCGGTCGAGGCGCTGTACTCGGCGCAGGCCAACCCGATCGTCGACCAGTTCGCGGTGGAGGCGATCCGGCTGCTGGCCGGCGCCCTGCCGCGGATCGCGGCCGATCCGTCCGATGTGGACGCTCGCACGGACGCCCTGCGTGCGGCCTGGCTGGCCGGCTCCTGCCTCGGCTCGGTCGGGATGTCGCTGCACCACAAGCTGTGCCACACCCTCGGCGGCAGTTTCGGCCTGCCGCACGCGGAAACGCACACCGTCGTGCTGCCGTATGCCATGGCGTACAACACTTCCGGAGCGCCGAAGGCCATGCGGCGGATCGCTGAAGCTCTGGGCGCACCGGACGCCGCTACCGGGATGTACGACCTCATCGCCGGGCTGCCTGCGCCGCGCTCGCTGGCGGAGCTGGGCCTCGCCGAGGCCGACCTGGCCAAGGCCGCCGAACTGGCGACCGCCGCGCCGTACCCGAACCCGCGCGAGGTGACTCGCGAAGGCATCGAAGACCTGCTGCGCCAGGCCTGGACGGGCGAGCGCCCCGCCGCGGCGGCCGGGAGTCTGCCGGACGTGCGCGCGTTGACCGGGCAGGTCGTCGACAGCTTCGCCGCCACCCCGGACCCGCGGCTGCGCGGGCTGCTCTCGGACCTCGTCCGCACGCTCCACTCGTACGTGCTGCGCAACGACCTCACGCAGGAGGAGTGGGAGTACGCGATCGGCTTCCTCACGCGCACCGGCCAGATCTCCAGCGACACCCGGCAGGAGTTCATCCTGCTGTCCGACACCCTCGGCGTGTCCAGTGTGGTCGACGTGCTCACCAACTCGCGCACGCCGGACACCACCCCGTCCGCCGTCCTCGGCCCGTTCTACGTGTCGGGGCCGCCCGAGACCGAGCAGGGCGCGGACCTCGCCGAAGGGCTGCCCGGCACTCCACTGTGGACCGACGTGCGGATCACCGACCCGCACGACACCCCGGTGGCCGGCGCCGTGGTGGACGTCTGGCAGTCCAATGAGGACGGTTTCTACGACGTCCAGCTGCCCGACCTCGACGGCCCGGTGCTGCGCGCCCGCTTCCGCACCGACGACGAGGGGCGGCTGCGGTTCTGGACGATCGTGCCCTCGGCGTACCCGATCCCGGCCGACGGCCCGGTCGGGCAGCTGCTCGGCGCGGTGGGCCGGCACCCGTACCGCGCGCCGCACGTGCACTTCATGATCGCGCACCCGGGCTTCCGGACGCTGGTCACGCAGCTGTTCGTCCAGGGCGGGGACTACCTCGACTCCGACACGGTCTTCGGCGTCAAGGACGGGCTGATCGTCGACTTCACCGAGCAGTCCGGCCCCGCGCCGGACGGCCGCGAGCCCGCCGGGGGCTGGCGCCGCCTCGACTTCACCTTCCGCATCTCCCCCGCCGAATAACCAGGGAATCCGCCATGACGCACTTCGACACCGACGTCCTCGTGATCGGCAGCGGCCCCGCCGGCGGCACCGCGGCGCTGGCGCTCGCCACCTACGGCGTGCGCACCGTGCTCGCGACCAAGTACGGCTGGACGGCCAACACGCCCCGGGCGCACATCACCAACCAGCGCGCGATGGAGGTGCTGCGCGATCTCGGCGTCGAGGAGGAGGCGCTGGCGCAGGGCACCCCGCCGGAGCTGATGGGCGACACCGTGCTGTGCACCTCGCTGGCCGGCGCCGAGATCGGCCGGATCGCCAGCTGGGGCACCGGCGACCGGTCGGCCGCGGAGTACACCGCCGCCAGCCCGTGCCACATGATCGACCTGCCGCAGACCTACCTGGAGCCGATCCTCGCCACGAACGCCGCCGCGCGCGGCGCGAAACTGAGGCTGGACACGGAATTCCTGGACTTCACCCAGGACGCCGACGGGGTCACCGCCCGGCTGCGCGACCGCGTGCGCGGCGACGAGTTCACCCTGCGGGCCCGGTACCTGATCGGCGCGGACGGCGCGCGCAGCCGCGTCGCCGAGCAGGCCGGCCTGCCGATCGCGGGGCAGACCGGCAAGGCCGGCAGCATGAACATCACGTTCACCGCGGACCTTTCCCGGTACGTCGCGCACCGGCCGAGCGTGCTGTACTGGGTGATGCGGCCCGGGGCGCACCTCGGCGGGATCGGCATGGGCCTGGTCCGGATGGTGCGGCCGTGGCGTGAATGGCTGCTCACCTGGGGCTACGACATCGAGCAGCCGCCGCCGGAGGTCGACGTCGCCGAGGCCACGCGGCTGGTGCGCGACCTGGTCGGCGACGAGAGCCTCGCCGTCGAGATCACCTCGACTTCACTGTGGACGGTCAACCACAACTACGCCACCGAGTACTCCCGCGGCCGCGTGTTCTGCGCGGGCGACGCGGTGCACCGGCACCCGCCGTCCAACGGGCTCGGCTCCAACACCTCCGTGCAGGACGCGTACAACCTGGCCTGGAAGCTCGCCATGGTCGTGCGCGGCGAGGCCGGCGAAGGCCTGCTGTCCAGTTACACGGCCGAGCGCGCGCCGGTCGGCCGTCAGGTGGTCGACCGCGCGAACCTGAGCCGCGAGCAGTTCGGCCCGATCTTCGAAACCCTCGGCATCACCGGCGACACCGACGCGGACGGCATCACCTCAGGCCTGGCCGCCTGCGTCGCGCCCGACGCCGAAGGCGCCCGGCGGAGGCGGCTGCTGGAGAAGGCGATCGAACTCAAGCACTACGAGTTCAACGCGCACGGCGTGGAGCTGGACCAGCGTTACGTCTCGGACGCGGTGGTCCCGGACGGCCCGGAGCCGGACCGCGAAGCCGACGCCGAACTGTTCCACCGCCCCACCACCCTGCCGGGTGCGAAGCTGCCGCATGTGTGGCTGGTCGACGCCGACGGCCGTCGGGTGTCCACTTTGGACCTCGTCGGCGGCGGCCGGTGGACTGTCCTCACCGGACTGTCCGGCACGGCCTGGCCCGAAGCGGCGGCGAAGGCGGCGGCCGAGCTGGGCCTGGACCTGCGCGTGGTCACCGTCGGCACGCCCGGCGCCCGCGACTCGTACGGCGACTGGACCCGCGTCAGCGCCCTCGACGAGGCCGGCGCCCTGCTCGTCCGACCGGACGGCTACATCGCCTGGCGGCACCCGGCCGCGGACGGCCAGACCGCAGCCGCGGCGCTGCTGACCGCGCTGCGTTCGGTGCTGGACCGGACCAGCTGAGGATTCAGCCGACAGTGACCGCGTTGAACACGACCGGGATCCGCGGCGGCCCGGTGTCGTCGCCTGCGGAGCCGGCGCTCGCGACGCCGCCTTGGGCCACCTTGTCCAGCACGGCCAGCCCGCCGTCGGAGATGCTGCCGAACACGGTGTAAGTCGGTGGGATCGGGGTGTTACCGAACATCATGAAGAACTGGCTGCCGCCCGTGCCCGGCCGGCCGGTGTTGGCCAGGGCGATCAGGCCGCGGCCGTAGGCCAGGCCCGGGAAGAACTCGTCGGGCACCGTGTAGCCGGGGCCGCCCGTGCCGTCGCCGGCCGGGTCGCCGCACTGCAGCATCTGCAGGTCCGTGACGCCGAGCCGGTGGCATTTGGTGCCGGTGTAGAAGCCCTGGTTCGCCAGGCTCACGAAGCTCGCCACCGTGCACGGCGCCAGCGCGCGGTCGAGCGAAAGGACGATGTCGCCGGCCGTCGTGCGAAGCGTGACGCCGACCGTGCCACTGGCCGGCTGCGGGCCGTCCACGGGGCGGGTGGCCGGTTTGGGGCCGGGCCCGTTCGGGTCGGCCGGGAAACTGCAGGTCGACGGGTCCGGCAGCGGCGTGGCCCGATGCGGCTCGGGGGTGCGCGTGGTCGGGATGGTGACGTTGCCGCTCGGCGGCGGCGCGCCTGGCAGCCCAGTCCCCGGCGGTGGCTCCGACGGCGAGGTCGCGGGCGCACCACCGTCCACAGCCGTCCCGCTGCCGTTCCGCGACGGCAGCAGGAACCCGGGCGTGACGAACCCGGTCACGGCAAACGCGGCCACCAGCACCACGACCGCGGCGACCACCCCGACGATCAGCCCGGTGTTCTTCCGCGACGGTGGCTGCGGCGGCGGCCAGCCCGGCTGCTGCGGCCACCCTTGCGGCTGTTGCTGCCAGCCCTGCGGACTGCCCGGCTGCGGCTGTTGCTGCCAACCCGGCGAGCCGCCTTGCTGCCAGCCCTGCGCGCTCCGCGGCGACGGCTGCTGCCACCCCGCGCCAGTCCCCGGCTGCGGCTGACCGACCGGCGGCTGCCACCCCGCCCCGGCTCCCGGCTGTGCGTTAGCCGAAGGCTGTTCCCCCGGCGAAACCGGCGGCACCCCGCCGGAGATCCCGCCCGACGCCGGTTCCCGCGGCGGCTGTGCGCCTGGCTGGTCCCCCGGTTGCTCCGGCCACGTCATCGGGCACTCTCCTCACCTCGGTGCGGTCATTCTGCACCCGGCGGGCCCCGCCGTGGCTCAGGGCAGGGGCGGCAGCGCGGGAGTGTCGAGCCAGGTGGTGAAGAACGCGCTCAGCGAACGCCCCGCGTACGTTTCCGCCAGCGCGACAAAGGCTTCCGTGGTCACCGTGCCGTGCCGGTATTCCACCGCCCAGGCCTTCACCAGCGCGAAAAACGCCGGGTCGCCGATCTCCGCGCGCAGGGCGTGCAGGGTGAGGCCGCCGCGTTTGTACACGCGCTCGTCGAACATGCGGGCCACGCCGGGGTCACTGATCCGGACGTCGGCCGGCTTGGCCTTCAGACGGGTGTGCCAGGTGCGGGCCAGTGAGCGCGCCGGCTCGCCGCCGGACTCCTCGGACCACAGCCACTCGGCGTACGTCGCGAAGCCCTCGTTGAGCCAGATGTGGCGCCAGTCCGCCACAGTCAGGCTGTTGCCGAACCACTGGTGGGCCAGCTCGTGCACGACGAGGCGTTCGTAAGTGCGCCGCCCGTCGACGTGGTTGGCGCCGAAGATCGCCATGCCCTGGGCCTCGATCGGGTCGTCCAGGTCGTCGTCGGTGACGACCACGACGTACTCGCCGAACGGGTAGGGCCCGAAGATCCGCTGCAGCGTCTCCATCATCCGGTCCTGGCGGCCGAAGTCGCGGGCGAACTGCCGGCGCAGCCGCGGCGGCACGGCGGCGCGCTGCGGCACCACCGGCACCGGCGTCTTGTTCTTGCCGAAGCCGACGAAGGCGCGCACCTGCGAGTGCGCGAACCAGCCGGCGTCCGGGCCCGCGACCAGCTCGACGTCGTCGTAGCGCCCGATCTGGACGCTCATCAGGTACGCGGCCGTCGGCTCGTTGCGCTCGTACACCCACTTCGTGGTGCTCGCCGCGTTGTAGCGCGAAACGAGGTCACCGGTCACCGCGACCAGGTACGGCGAAGACGTGCTCACCGCGACCCGGTACGCGGCCTTGTCCGAAGGCTGGTCGTTGCACGGGAACCACGACGGCGCGCCGACGGGCTGGCTGGCCACCAGCGCGCCGTCGGTCAGCTCGTCCCAGCCGATGTCACCCCACCGGCTGGCCACCGGTGTCGGGTTGCCGACGTAGCGCACCTCGACCCGGAACTCCGTGTCCACCGGCACCGACTTCGCCGGCCGGACCTGGAGTTTCAGCCCGCGCCGGGTGAACTTGGCCGGCTTGCCGTCGACCAGCACCCGCGAGACGCGGAACTCGCCGAGGTCCAGCGAGAGCCGCGAAAGCGCCTGCGTGGCAACGCAGGTGAGCACCGCGGTACCGGTCAGCCGGTTGGGCCCGATGCGGTAGTCGAGGTCCAGGTCGTAGTGCCGGACCCGGTAACCGCCGTTGCCGTGGGCAGGGATGTAGGAGTCGCCGGAAATCTCCGCGCCGGGAGCGGGGGTGGCTGGCTTCGAACTCACCCGCGCCGAACCCCGCTTTCCCGTACGTGATCGTCTGGCTCAAGCATCGCGCGGATCCGGCCCGCCCGCAACGCTCGTCGGCTCACCGGCGCCAGGCCGAGATCGGGTTGCCGAGCCAGCGCCCGTCCGCGGGCACCGCGTCGCCGCGGGTCACCAGCGAGCCCGGGCCGACGGTGGTGCGCGCGCCGATGCTCGCGCCCGGCAGCACGATGCCGTGCGGGCCGAGGGTGGCGCCCTCGTCCAGCGTCACCGGCGACATGCTCATGATCCGGTCGTGGAACAGGTGCGTCTGCACGACGCAGCCGCGGTTGATCGTCGCGCCGTCGCCGAGGCGGACCAGGTCCGACTCCGGCAGCCAGTACGTCTCCAGCCACACCCCGCGGCCGATCTTCACGCCCATCGTGCGCAGCCACGCGGGCAGCAGCGGCGTGCCGCCGACCGACCCGATCAGCCACGGCACCGCGAGCGCCTCGACGAAGGTGTCGGCCAGCTCGTTGCGCCAGACGAAGGAGCTCCACAACGGGTGTTCGATCGCCCGGAACTTCCCGACCAGCAGCCACTTCATCGCGGTCGCGGTGAGCGCGGCGACGATCCCGGCCGCCAGCAGCACCGGGCCGGCGAGCAGCGCGGCCACGGCGAAACCGAACAGCGAAGCGAGCGTCAGCAGACCGGCGGCGACGGCCACGGTCAGCGCGACCGCGCACATCACCGGCACGATCCGGCACAGCTCCACGAACGCGCGCGCGGCCTTGAGGTGCAGCGCCGGCGTGTACGTGCGGCTGGTGTCGGCGTCGCCGATCGCCCGGCGGACGGGCAGCGGCGGCATGCCGAGGTACGAAGAGCCCTTCTTCGCCTTCAGCGGCGTCGAGGACAGCACGCCCACCAGGCCGCGCTTCGGCACCGAACGGCCCGGCGCGGTCATCCCGGAGTTGCCCAGGAAGGCCTGCTTGCCGATCCGCGCCGGGGCCACGTGCAGCCAGCCGTGGCCCAGCTCGTAGGTCGCGACCATGGTGTCGTCGGCCAGGAACGCGCCGCTGTCCACCTTGGTCATCTTCGGCAGCGCGAGCACGGTGGACGCCTCGACGTTGCGGCCCACCTTCGCGCCGAGCAGCCGCAGCCACACCGGCGTGAACAGGCTGGCGTACAAGGGGAACAGCCCCTCGCGGGCCATGCCCATCAGCCGCTCGGTGGCCCAGACCCGCCAGGCGACGCGGCCGTGCACGGGGTGGTAGCCCTCGACCATGCCGATGCTCAGCACGCGCACGCCGATCAGCACGAGCAGCGCGTACGCGAGGAAGTACGCGACCGTGGCGACCGGGACGAACACCAGCGCCTGCGTGAGCGCGGCGCCCGGGGTCGTGGTGCCCGCGATGGCGTAACCGAGCACCGCGACGCCGGCCAGTCCGGCCAGGCCCGGCAGCAGGCCGAGCACCACGGAGGTCGCGCCGTAGACGGCCGACCAGAAACGGGAGCGCGGCGGGCGGCTCGATGGCCACTTCAGCGCGTCTTTCGTGGTCCGCGCCGCGGGCGAGCCGGCCCAGTGCTGGCCGCCGGGCACGGCGCCGCGGACGGTCGAACCGGCCGCGATCTCCGCGCCCTTGCCGACGCGGGCGCCCGGGAACAGCGTGCTGCGCGCGCCGATCCGCGCCTCCGCGCCGATCCGGATCTTGCCGATGTGCACCAGGTCGCCGTCGACCCAGTGGCCGGTCAGGTCCACCTCGGGCTCCACGGCGGCACCGCGGCCCAGCTTGAGGAAGCCGGTGACCGGCGGCGGCGAGTGCAGGTCGACGTCACGCGAGATGCGCGCGCCGAGCGCCTTGGCGTACGTGGTCATCCACGAGGCGCCGGCGACGCTGTCCGCGCCGCTGAACTCGGCGAGCTTCTCGGCCGTCCACAGTCGCAAGTGGACACTGCCGCCGCGCGGGTAGGTGCCGGGGCGGACGCCGGACAACAGCACCCGGGCCCCGCCCGCGGCGATCGCGATGCGCCCGGCCGGGCTGAACAGCACCAGCCAGGCCAGCACCAGCCAGGCCCAGTTCAGCGTCGGCGCCCAGCCGAAGCCGAGCAGCGCCAGCACGTTCGACGCCGCGGCGGCCAGGCTCGCCCAGCGCAGCCCGGCCAGCCCCATCAGCGGGACCATCAGCAGGGTCTGGATCACCCCGGCCCGGCGCGGGGTCGGCGCGATCTCGCGGCGCTCGGTCTCCTGGCCACTCAACGCGTCGAGGTGCGTGGCCAGCGCGCCGAGCTTCGGGTACTGATAGATGTCGTTGACCGACACCTCGGGGTGGCGGGCGCGGATGCGCGCGATCAGCTGCGCGGCGGTCAGGCTGCCACCGCCGTGGGTGAAGAAGTCGGCCTTCGGGGTGCGCACCGAGACGCCGAGGATTTCGGCCCAGCCTTCGGCCAGCCACGCCTCGGTGGCGGACAGCCCGGCCGCGCCGGCGTCCACAGTGGACAGCGGCCACGGCAGCGCGGCGCGGTCCACCTTGCCCGAGGTCCGGGTCGGCAGGTCTTCGACCACGGCGAGCAGCGGCACCAGCGCGGCGGGCAGCTGCCCGCGCAGCTGGGTGGCGGCGTCGTCGAGGTCCAGCTCGGTGCCGGCGGCCGGCACGACGTAGCCGACCAGCACCTGGTTGCCCGCCTTGGTGCGGCGGACCGCGGCGGCCGCGCCCTGGACGCCGGGCAGCGACTGGAGCGCGGAGTCGACCTCGCCCAGCTCGATCCGGCGGCCGCCGAGCTTGACCTGCTCGTCGAGCCGGCCGAGGAACAGCAGGCCCTCGGGCTCGGCGCGGACCATGTCGCCACTGCGGTAGGCGCGCTCCCAGCCGAGCGAGGGCAGCGGCGCGAACTTCTCCGCGTCCTTCTCCACGTCGAGGTAGCGGGCCAGGCCGACGCCGCCGATGACCAGCTCGCCGGTCTCGCCCATGGCGACCGGCTCGCCCTGGTCGTCGACCACGGCGAGCTGCCAGCCGGCCAGCGGCAGGCCGATGCGCACGGGTCCCTCGCCGGTCATCTGCGCGGCGCAGGCGACGACGGTGGCCTCGGTGGGGCCGTAGGTGTTCCACACCTCGCGGCCCTCGACGGCCACGCGCTCGGCCAGCTCCGGCGGGCAGGCTTCGCCGCCGAAGATGAGCAGGCGGACGTCTTCCAGCGCGTCCGCGGGCCACAGCGCGGCCAGCGTCGGCACCGTGGACACGACGGTGATGCCCTGCGTGACCAGCCACGGGCCGAGGTCCACGCCGGTGCGCACGAGCGCGCGCGGGGCCGGCACCAGGCAGGCGCCGTGCCGCCAGGCGAGCCACATCTCTTCGCAGGAGGCGTCGAACGCGACGCTCAGGCCCGCGAGCACGCGGTCGCCGGGGCCGATCGGCTCGTCGGCGAGGAACAGCCGGGCCTCGGCGTCGACGAACGCGGCGGCCGAGGCGTGCGTGACCGCGACGCCCTTGGGCTTGCCGGTGGAGCCGGAGGTGAAGATGATCCAGGCGTCGTCGGCCGGTCCCGGCCGACCGTCCCGGCCGCCGGGGGTGCCGTGCACGGTGATGACGCCGTCGGTCGCGACGGCGGCGACACCCGCCTCGCCGAAGACCAGCTCGGCGCGCTCCTCGGGGTCGTCCGCGTCGACCGGCACATAGGCGGCGCCGACGGACAGGGTGGCGAGGATCGCGATGTACAGCTCGGCGGTGCCGGACGAGACGCGGATGCCGACCCGGTCGCCCAGGCCGACGCTGTGCCCGCGCAGGCGGCCGGCGTAGACCTCGACCTCTTCGAGCAGCCGGCGGTAGCTCAGCGTGGTGGTGCCGTCGTCGACGGCGGGGGCGTTGGGGTGCTCGGCGGCCGTGGCGGCCAGTACGTCGAGCAGGGTGCGCTCGGCGGCGCCGGGCCCGGAGCGGAACAGGGCGGGCGGGGCGACGAACGCGAGGGGAAGCTCCGCGACGGCGGCCAAGGCGCTGTCGTGGTCGGCCGTGAGGGTCACAGCGTGCCCTCGGCCGGTCGAACGGGGACCCGTTTCGAACGGGAGACGTGCAGGATCGAATCGAGGGCGCGCAAGCCCATCACACTCACCTTCCGCGAGCTTCATTCGGGCTGGCTCTCCGAATGAGGCGCCCGGGTACAGCCGTCCACCTTACGTCAACATGAAGCCCAGGTAGCGCAAGGGTCACGGTTGAGTGTCGGACATCACCGGCGCCTGACCTGGGAAAGTCGGCCCGCCGGAGGTGGTGGAACCCCCGGCGGGCCCGGTGAAAAACCTCAGCGGGTCTTGCTCGCCTTGCCGCCGGCCTTCGGGCGCGCCTTCTTCTCGCGCACTCGCACGTTCACCCGGACGGGGCTGCCCTCGAAACCGAACCGCTCGCGGAACTTGCGCTCGATGAACCGGCGGTAGCCGGCCTCGAGGAAGCCGGTGGTGAACAGCACCAGCGTCGGCGGCCGGATGCCGGCCTGCGTCGCGAAGAGCACCTTCGGCTGCTTGCCGCTGCGCACTGGCGGCGGGGTCGCGGCGATCAGGTCGGCCAGCCAGCCGTTCAGCTGGCCGGTGGGCACCCGCTGGTCCCAG includes the following:
- a CDS encoding peptidylprolyl isomerase, with protein sequence MTWPEQPGDQPGAQPPREPASGGISGGVPPVSPGEQPSANAQPGAGAGWQPPVGQPQPGTGAGWQQPSPRSAQGWQQGGSPGWQQQPQPGSPQGWQQQPQGWPQQPGWPPPQPPSRKNTGLIVGVVAAVVVLVAAFAVTGFVTPGFLLPSRNGSGTAVDGGAPATSPSEPPPGTGLPGAPPPSGNVTIPTTRTPEPHRATPLPDPSTCSFPADPNGPGPKPATRPVDGPQPASGTVGVTLRTTAGDIVLSLDRALAPCTVASFVSLANQGFYTGTKCHRLGVTDLQMLQCGDPAGDGTGGPGYTVPDEFFPGLAYGRGLIALANTGRPGTGGSQFFMMFGNTPIPPTYTVFGSISDGGLAVLDKVAQGGVASAGSAGDDTGPPRIPVVFNAVTVG
- a CDS encoding Pls/PosA family non-ribosomal peptide synthetase, with translation MTLTADHDSALAAVAELPLAFVAPPALFRSGPGAAERTLLDVLAATAAEHPNAPAVDDGTTTLSYRRLLEEVEVYAGRLRGHSVGLGDRVGIRVSSGTAELYIAILATLSVGAAYVPVDADDPEERAELVFGEAGVAAVATDGVITVHGTPGGRDGRPGPADDAWIIFTSGSTGKPKGVAVTHASAAAFVDAEARLFLADEPIGPGDRVLAGLSVAFDASCEEMWLAWRHGACLVPAPRALVRTGVDLGPWLVTQGITVVSTVPTLAALWPADALEDVRLLIFGGEACPPELAERVAVEGREVWNTYGPTEATVVACAAQMTGEGPVRIGLPLAGWQLAVVDDQGEPVAMGETGELVIGGVGLARYLDVEKDAEKFAPLPSLGWERAYRSGDMVRAEPEGLLFLGRLDEQVKLGGRRIELGEVDSALQSLPGVQGAAAAVRRTKAGNQVLVGYVVPAAGTELDLDDAATQLRGQLPAALVPLLAVVEDLPTRTSGKVDRAALPWPLSTVDAGAAGLSATEAWLAEGWAEILGVSVRTPKADFFTHGGGSLTAAQLIARIRARHPEVSVNDIYQYPKLGALATHLDALSGQETERREIAPTPRRAGVIQTLLMVPLMGLAGLRWASLAAAASNVLALLGFGWAPTLNWAWLVLAWLVLFSPAGRIAIAAGGARVLLSGVRPGTYPRGGSVHLRLWTAEKLAEFSGADSVAGASWMTTYAKALGARISRDVDLHSPPPVTGFLKLGRGAAVEPEVDLTGHWVDGDLVHIGKIRIGAEARIGARSTLFPGARVGKGAEIAAGSTVRGAVPGGQHWAGSPAARTTKDALKWPSSRPPRSRFWSAVYGATSVVLGLLPGLAGLAGVAVLGYAIAGTTTPGAALTQALVFVPVATVAYFLAYALLVLIGVRVLSIGMVEGYHPVHGRVAWRVWATERLMGMAREGLFPLYASLFTPVWLRLLGAKVGRNVEASTVLALPKMTKVDSGAFLADDTMVATYELGHGWLHVAPARIGKQAFLGNSGMTAPGRSVPKRGLVGVLSSTPLKAKKGSSYLGMPPLPVRRAIGDADTSRTYTPALHLKAARAFVELCRIVPVMCAVALTVAVAAGLLTLASLFGFAVAALLAGPVLLAAGIVAALTATAMKWLLVGKFRAIEHPLWSSFVWRNELADTFVEALAVPWLIGSVGGTPLLPAWLRTMGVKIGRGVWLETYWLPESDLVRLGDGATINRGCVVQTHLFHDRIMSMSPVTLDEGATLGPHGIVLPGASIGARTTVGPGSLVTRGDAVPADGRWLGNPISAWRR
- a CDS encoding M1 family metallopeptidase gives rise to the protein MSSKPATPAPGAEISGDSYIPAHGNGGYRVRHYDLDLDYRIGPNRLTGTAVLTCVATQALSRLSLDLGEFRVSRVLVDGKPAKFTRRGLKLQVRPAKSVPVDTEFRVEVRYVGNPTPVASRWGDIGWDELTDGALVASQPVGAPSWFPCNDQPSDKAAYRVAVSTSSPYLVAVTGDLVSRYNAASTTKWVYERNEPTAAYLMSVQIGRYDDVELVAGPDAGWFAHSQVRAFVGFGKNKTPVPVVPQRAAVPPRLRRQFARDFGRQDRMMETLQRIFGPYPFGEYVVVVTDDDLDDPIEAQGMAIFGANHVDGRRTYERLVVHELAHQWFGNSLTVADWRHIWLNEGFATYAEWLWSEESGGEPARSLARTWHTRLKAKPADVRISDPGVARMFDERVYKRGGLTLHALRAEIGDPAFFALVKAWAVEYRHGTVTTEAFVALAETYAGRSLSAFFTTWLDTPALPPLP
- a CDS encoding FAD-dependent oxidoreductase — its product is MTHFDTDVLVIGSGPAGGTAALALATYGVRTVLATKYGWTANTPRAHITNQRAMEVLRDLGVEEEALAQGTPPELMGDTVLCTSLAGAEIGRIASWGTGDRSAAEYTAASPCHMIDLPQTYLEPILATNAAARGAKLRLDTEFLDFTQDADGVTARLRDRVRGDEFTLRARYLIGADGARSRVAEQAGLPIAGQTGKAGSMNITFTADLSRYVAHRPSVLYWVMRPGAHLGGIGMGLVRMVRPWREWLLTWGYDIEQPPPEVDVAEATRLVRDLVGDESLAVEITSTSLWTVNHNYATEYSRGRVFCAGDAVHRHPPSNGLGSNTSVQDAYNLAWKLAMVVRGEAGEGLLSSYTAERAPVGRQVVDRANLSREQFGPIFETLGITGDTDADGITSGLAACVAPDAEGARRRRLLEKAIELKHYEFNAHGVELDQRYVSDAVVPDGPEPDREADAELFHRPTTLPGAKLPHVWLVDADGRRVSTLDLVGGGRWTVLTGLSGTAWPEAAAKAAAELGLDLRVVTVGTPGARDSYGDWTRVSALDEAGALLVRPDGYIAWRHPAADGQTAAAALLTALRSVLDRTS
- a CDS encoding maleylacetate reductase and hydroxyquinol 1,2-dioxygenase domain-containing protein, translated to MFSYTANPARVVFGSGALATLPDEVRRLGVSRVLLVASASRAKPVAAALGPLLAAEFHDAAMHTPVDVTERALKVVADHDVDAVVALGGGSATGLAKAIALRTDLPQLIVPTTYSGSEMTPVLGETAEGRKTTQSSPKVLPEVVLYDVDLTLGLPVGLSMTSGVNAMAHAVEALYSAQANPIVDQFAVEAIRLLAGALPRIAADPSDVDARTDALRAAWLAGSCLGSVGMSLHHKLCHTLGGSFGLPHAETHTVVLPYAMAYNTSGAPKAMRRIAEALGAPDAATGMYDLIAGLPAPRSLAELGLAEADLAKAAELATAAPYPNPREVTREGIEDLLRQAWTGERPAAAAGSLPDVRALTGQVVDSFAATPDPRLRGLLSDLVRTLHSYVLRNDLTQEEWEYAIGFLTRTGQISSDTRQEFILLSDTLGVSSVVDVLTNSRTPDTTPSAVLGPFYVSGPPETEQGADLAEGLPGTPLWTDVRITDPHDTPVAGAVVDVWQSNEDGFYDVQLPDLDGPVLRARFRTDDEGRLRFWTIVPSAYPIPADGPVGQLLGAVGRHPYRAPHVHFMIAHPGFRTLVTQLFVQGGDYLDSDTVFGVKDGLIVDFTEQSGPAPDGREPAGGWRRLDFTFRISPAE